A section of the Humulus lupulus chromosome 2, drHumLupu1.1, whole genome shotgun sequence genome encodes:
- the LOC133814639 gene encoding uncharacterized protein LOC133814639, producing the protein MDSENVFDIYSAPEAPEAPSSKKKTSKRHPGERSKAPLAQETRTADPPVDGPSTNVTPPPSPLEQQTPPTPVGSTPSPPALTDQTQQAMLNLTAARLRSGTITEQSRASEQRHAEELKIAEAKYAEQLEAVLEEKNKLAKELREKQATLDKAIEQRDKFKESNRINYRKAKSSRRT; encoded by the exons ATGGACTCCGAGAATGTGTTCGACATATACAGTGCCCCCGAGGCTCCTGAAGCTCCCTCGAGCAAGAAGAAAACGAGCAAGCGACATCCCGGGGAAAGAAGTAAAGCACCTCTGGCCCAGGAAACCCGTACTGCAGACCCTCCGGTAGACGGACCTTCAACAAAtgtaacaccacctccttctcctctcgaGCAGCAAACTCCTCCTACTCCTGTCGGGTCGACACCTTCTCCACCGGCCCTaaccgaccagactcagcag GCAATGCTGAACCTTACTGCCGCCCGGCTTCGCTCGGGTACTATCACCGAGCAGTCCAGGGCTTCAGAGCAACGACACGCTGAAGAACTCAAAATTGCTGAAGCAAAATACGCTGAACAACTTGAGGCAGTGCTTgaggagaagaacaaactggctAAGGAGTTAAGGGAGAAGCAGGCTACTCTGGATAAGGCCATCGAGCAAAGAGAcaagttcaaggagtctaaccgcatcAACTACCGCAAGGCTAAAAGCTCAAGGAGGACTTGA